In Sphingobacterium zeae, one genomic interval encodes:
- a CDS encoding glycoside hydrolase family 43 protein, with protein MLKRKGKIMLGMSVVILATLTAFSTKEYKRKPQKDRLSGPVFSDFVYKGEDAVYKENPLKPGQFYSPILQGCYPDPSITRKGDDYYLVNSSFSMFPGVPIFHSVDLVNWKQLGHVLDRESQLKVATSGISEGIYAPDIVYNRHNDTFYMITTQFASGIGNMVVKTKDPKVGNWSDPIKLDFDGIDPALFFDDDGKAYVVHNDAPDKGKQRYEGHRVIKLWEYDTQKDQVIKGSERILVDGGVHPADNPIWIEGPHIYKKAGKYYLMCAEGGTGSDHSEVIFSSEQIAGPYTPAPKNPILSQRHLDKTRLNPVEWAGHADLVEGPGGSWYGIFLGVRPNEVNRVNTGRETFILPVDWSGEWPIFQGGMEPLKPSVPMPAGVDNKGNAPGYFPNGNFTFADPLTAVKLDHRWVALRGAREKFVQQSDKGTILKPYAVDISEQKPLSALFYRQQHKNFESTVLLNYVPSTPSDLAGITCLQSEKYYYVLGLTKLDKENYIVLARNENGSTKILAKEKMNLKGAVQLKVQAIGDAYQFAYALAPGQFKHIGNTVSGDILSTDVAGGFTGALIGLYSTSANQIR; from the coding sequence ATGTTAAAGCGGAAAGGGAAAATCATGCTGGGCATGTCCGTCGTTATATTGGCGACATTAACGGCATTCAGTACAAAAGAGTATAAAAGAAAACCGCAGAAAGATCGTCTTTCTGGTCCTGTATTTTCGGATTTTGTTTACAAAGGTGAAGACGCAGTTTATAAGGAAAACCCGTTAAAGCCGGGCCAGTTTTATTCACCTATTCTTCAAGGCTGTTATCCCGACCCGAGTATCACGCGTAAAGGCGATGATTACTACCTGGTGAATTCCTCTTTTTCGATGTTCCCCGGTGTTCCGATCTTCCACTCGGTCGATCTGGTCAACTGGAAACAGCTGGGGCATGTCCTCGACCGTGAATCGCAGCTAAAAGTAGCGACGTCAGGAATTAGCGAGGGAATATATGCCCCTGATATCGTGTACAATCGGCACAACGACACATTTTATATGATTACGACACAATTCGCTTCGGGCATCGGAAATATGGTCGTGAAAACCAAAGATCCCAAAGTTGGAAACTGGTCCGATCCAATCAAGCTGGATTTTGATGGCATTGATCCGGCACTGTTCTTTGATGATGATGGTAAAGCCTATGTGGTGCACAACGATGCGCCGGATAAAGGCAAGCAGCGCTATGAGGGGCACCGTGTCATCAAACTCTGGGAATACGACACACAGAAGGATCAGGTCATTAAAGGGAGTGAGCGTATATTGGTGGATGGCGGCGTGCATCCCGCGGACAATCCCATCTGGATCGAAGGCCCACATATTTACAAAAAAGCAGGAAAGTATTACCTGATGTGTGCAGAAGGAGGGACGGGCAGTGATCACAGCGAAGTCATCTTTTCGAGCGAACAGATTGCAGGGCCTTATACCCCGGCACCCAAAAATCCGATACTCTCACAGCGACATCTCGATAAAACTAGGCTCAATCCGGTGGAATGGGCGGGCCACGCCGACTTAGTTGAAGGTCCGGGTGGATCGTGGTATGGTATATTTCTTGGCGTCAGACCCAATGAAGTCAACCGGGTCAACACGGGACGGGAAACATTTATCCTCCCCGTAGATTGGTCCGGCGAATGGCCTATTTTTCAAGGCGGCATGGAGCCACTTAAACCTAGTGTTCCAATGCCTGCCGGTGTGGACAACAAAGGGAATGCTCCCGGTTATTTTCCCAATGGGAATTTTACGTTCGCCGACCCGCTGACTGCAGTGAAGCTCGACCACCGTTGGGTTGCTCTACGCGGAGCCCGCGAAAAATTTGTACAGCAGTCCGATAAAGGGACAATCCTAAAGCCATATGCCGTCGATATCAGTGAGCAAAAGCCATTATCAGCCCTCTTTTACAGACAACAGCATAAAAACTTTGAGAGCACAGTATTGCTAAACTATGTGCCCTCTACGCCCTCGGATCTCGCAGGCATCACCTGTCTGCAGAGTGAAAAATACTATTATGTGCTGGGCCTGACCAAGCTGGACAAGGAAAACTATATCGTGCTGGCTAGAAATGAGAACGGTAGCACCAAGATCCTCGCGAAGGAGAAGATGAATCTGAAAGGGGCAGTGCAATTAAAGGTCCAAGCGATTGGCGATGCCTATCAATTTGCCTATGCCCTAGCACCTGGCCAGTTTAAGCATATCGGCAATACGGTATCGGGCGACATCCTGTCAACAGACGTTGCTGGCGGTTTTACAGGTGCGCTGATTGGTCTGTACAGTACCTCAGCAAATCAAATCAGGTAG